The following proteins are co-located in the Sandaracinaceae bacterium genome:
- a CDS encoding DUF502 domain-containing protein, translating to MKTIIRYFFQGLLVCVPLGGTIALVVWILSGIDRLYPLPIPGLGLAITLVAITLVGALTHNVMGRRVIKMVEAGMRGLPVVNIIYTSIKDLLGAFVGDKRSFDKPVMVRVQPDLRVFGFVTCDRFDDIRLAGHVAVYLPQSYNFAGNLIIVKKEMVEPVDADSAQFMAFIVSGGVAQMNAARTQVDSQAGLPLLKRKSKRTK from the coding sequence ATGAAGACCATCATCCGCTACTTCTTCCAGGGTCTGCTCGTCTGTGTCCCGCTCGGCGGCACCATCGCGCTGGTCGTCTGGATCCTCTCCGGCATCGACCGGCTCTATCCGCTGCCGATCCCCGGGCTCGGCCTCGCGATCACCCTGGTGGCGATCACGCTCGTCGGCGCCCTGACGCACAACGTCATGGGGCGACGCGTGATCAAGATGGTCGAGGCGGGCATGCGCGGGCTGCCGGTCGTCAACATCATCTACACGTCGATCAAGGACCTGCTCGGCGCGTTCGTGGGCGACAAGCGATCGTTCGACAAGCCGGTGATGGTTCGCGTGCAGCCCGACCTCAGGGTCTTCGGCTTCGTCACCTGCGACCGCTTCGACGACATCCGCCTCGCGGGTCACGTCGCGGTGTACCTGCCTCAGTCGTACAACTTCGCCGGCAACCTGATCATCGTGAAGAAGGAGATGGTCGAGCCGGTCGACGCCGACAGCGCGCAGTTCATGGCCTTCATCGTCTCGGGCGGCGTCGCCCAGATGAACGCGGCGCGCACGCAGGT